The following are encoded in a window of Variovorax paradoxus genomic DNA:
- a CDS encoding lipid-transfer protein, with protein sequence MTHKVFVAGVGMIPFKKPGTSDTYDVMGANAVRQALADAGVDYRDVQQAYAGYVYGDSTCGQKALYHVGMSGIPVLNVNNNCATGSSALFLARQAVQSGAVECALAVGFEYMQPGALKSVWTDRARSLERAAHLTNELVDRPDLPGAIRQFSGAGRAHMQKYGTRLETFARIRAKASRHAAHNPLAVFRNVMTPEDVLAAPALWDGVMTRPMACPPTCGAAAAVVVSEAFARRHNLRTDVRIAGQALTTDTPSTYDARDMIRVVGFDMTRAAATQAYEQAGIGPADVDVVELHDCFAQNELLSYEGLGLCPEGEGEKLVDDGDNTYGGRWVVNPSGGLLSKGHPLGATGLAQCYELTHQLRGTAEARQVENARVALAHNVGLGGACVVTLFTAA encoded by the coding sequence ATGACACACAAGGTTTTCGTCGCCGGCGTCGGCATGATCCCGTTCAAGAAGCCGGGCACCAGCGACACCTACGACGTGATGGGCGCCAACGCCGTTCGCCAGGCGCTGGCCGATGCCGGCGTCGACTACCGCGACGTGCAGCAGGCCTACGCCGGCTACGTGTACGGCGATTCCACCTGCGGCCAGAAGGCGCTCTACCACGTGGGCATGAGCGGTATCCCGGTGCTCAACGTCAACAACAACTGCGCCACCGGTTCGTCGGCGCTGTTCCTGGCGCGCCAGGCGGTGCAAAGCGGCGCCGTGGAGTGCGCGCTGGCGGTGGGCTTCGAGTACATGCAGCCGGGCGCACTGAAATCCGTCTGGACCGATCGCGCGCGCTCGCTGGAGCGCGCCGCCCACCTGACCAACGAACTGGTCGATCGCCCCGACTTACCCGGCGCGATCCGCCAGTTCAGCGGCGCGGGCCGTGCGCACATGCAGAAGTACGGCACCCGGCTCGAGACCTTCGCCCGGATTCGTGCCAAGGCCAGCCGCCATGCGGCCCACAACCCGCTGGCCGTGTTCCGCAACGTCATGACGCCTGAGGACGTGCTAGCCGCCCCGGCCCTGTGGGACGGCGTGATGACCCGGCCGATGGCTTGTCCACCGACCTGCGGCGCCGCGGCGGCCGTCGTGGTGTCGGAAGCGTTCGCGCGCAGGCACAACCTGCGCACCGACGTGCGGATCGCCGGCCAGGCCCTGACCACCGACACCCCGAGCACCTACGACGCGCGCGACATGATCCGCGTGGTGGGCTTCGACATGACGCGTGCGGCCGCAACGCAGGCCTACGAACAGGCAGGCATCGGCCCCGCCGATGTGGACGTGGTCGAGCTGCACGACTGCTTCGCGCAAAACGAACTGCTGAGCTACGAAGGACTCGGCCTGTGCCCCGAAGGCGAAGGCGAGAAGCTGGTCGACGACGGCGACAACACCTACGGCGGCCGCTGGGTGGTCAACCCCTCGGGCGGCCTGCTGTCCAAGGGCCACCCGCTGGGCGCCACCGGCTTGGCCCAGTGCTACGAACTCACGCACCAGCTGCGCGGCACGGCCGAGGCGCGGCAGGTCGAGAACGCCCGGGTGGCGCTGGCGCACAACGTCGGCCTCGGCGGCGCATGCGTCGTCACCCTGTTCACCGCAGCCTGA
- a CDS encoding acyl-CoA dehydrogenase family protein, translating to MQITRSIFRDDHEIFRTTVRRFLERECLPRQAEWDKAGRVDRETWRKAGREGLLCVTLPTEYGGGGGDFGHAAVFAEEFARVGVSGPGFRVHSDIIAPYLQRLGNEEQKQRWLPKVCAGEYILAIAMTEPGTGSDLKAVRTTAVREGDEYVINGSKTFISNGLNADLVILVCKTDPAAGAKGVSLVVVEADRAGFRRGRNLEKVGCPAQDTSELFFDNVRVPVANRLGEEGKGFAYLMGELPQERFAIAITAAAKLEVCLEHTLDYVKDRKAFNQTVWDFQNTKFKLADIKTQAIAVRLMVDHYLGEHMRRRLTLEEAAIAKLFATETLGKALDEMVQLHGGYGYMLEYPVARAFADSRVNRIYGGTSEVMRDLIARKL from the coding sequence ATGCAAATCACCCGCAGCATCTTCCGCGACGATCACGAGATATTCCGCACCACGGTGCGCCGGTTCCTGGAACGCGAATGCCTGCCCAGACAGGCCGAGTGGGACAAGGCCGGCCGCGTCGACCGCGAGACCTGGCGCAAGGCCGGCCGCGAAGGCCTGCTCTGCGTCACCCTGCCCACCGAGTACGGCGGCGGCGGCGGCGACTTCGGCCACGCGGCCGTGTTCGCCGAGGAGTTCGCCCGCGTGGGCGTGAGCGGCCCGGGCTTCCGGGTCCACTCCGACATCATTGCGCCGTACCTCCAGCGACTGGGCAACGAGGAACAGAAGCAAAGGTGGCTGCCCAAGGTCTGCGCGGGCGAATACATCCTGGCGATCGCCATGACGGAGCCCGGCACCGGCAGCGACCTGAAGGCGGTGCGCACCACCGCCGTTCGCGAGGGCGACGAGTACGTCATCAACGGCAGCAAGACCTTCATCAGCAACGGACTGAACGCCGATCTGGTGATCCTGGTGTGCAAGACCGATCCGGCCGCCGGCGCCAAGGGCGTGAGCCTGGTCGTGGTGGAGGCCGACCGCGCAGGGTTCCGTCGCGGGCGCAATCTCGAAAAGGTCGGCTGCCCGGCGCAGGATACCTCCGAGCTCTTCTTCGACAACGTGCGCGTGCCGGTGGCCAACCGCCTGGGCGAGGAAGGCAAGGGCTTCGCCTATCTGATGGGCGAGCTGCCGCAGGAGCGCTTCGCCATCGCGATCACCGCGGCCGCCAAGCTCGAGGTCTGTCTGGAACACACGCTGGACTACGTGAAGGATCGCAAGGCCTTCAACCAGACCGTGTGGGACTTCCAGAACACCAAGTTCAAGCTCGCCGACATCAAGACCCAGGCGATCGCCGTGCGCCTGATGGTCGACCACTACCTGGGCGAGCACATGCGCCGGCGCCTCACGCTCGAAGAAGCGGCCATCGCCAAGCTCTTCGCCACCGAGACGCTGGGCAAGGCGCTCGACGAGATGGTGCAGCTGCACGGCGGCTACGGCTACATGCTGGAGTACCCGGTCGCCCGCGCCTTTGCCGATTCGCGCGTGAACCGCATCTACGGCGGCACCAGCGAAGTGATGCGCGACCTGATCGCCAGGAAGCTCTGA
- a CDS encoding long-chain fatty acid--CoA ligase, producing MDPVFPTHPGVIERPESPLHLDRQYARDGVPEQVHVPETSLFANLEMSARRFPAKPAIHFYGATLTYGALLQEVEHMAGYLQRVCGVERGDRVLLFSQNCPQFISAYFAILRADAVVVPVNAMLLEDELRHIVADSGAVAGFCAQELAGHLAPLVGTTSLRHVVVHAYGDALPADDAGFTVPDWLRERAHAEAGFAGGVRWQDAVAAQARPGPAMAGPDDLCMLPYTSGTTGAPKACMHTHRTAMSSVAGARLWRHTNAEAIFLASAPFFHLLGLQNCVNGVVYSGATVVLLPRWDRETAAELIERYRVTCWGAPPPMLVDFFAQPGIEARDLRCLVQVGGGGAAMPEGTARLMRERYGLTYSEGYGLTETASFLLANPLHRPKPGCLGVQTFGVDARIIDPETLKALPQGETGEIVVHGAQVMRGYWNQLEANAESFLVIDGKRFFRTGDLGCMDEDGYFAMRDRLKRMINASGYKVWPAEVEAMLHGHPAIQESCVIASRDERRGETVKAVVVLRADARDTNEADILAWCRETMASYKAPRLVAIVDRLPRSATGKVAWRELQDAEMRA from the coding sequence ATGGACCCAGTTTTTCCGACGCACCCCGGCGTCATCGAGCGGCCCGAGAGCCCGTTGCACCTCGACCGGCAATACGCCCGCGACGGCGTGCCGGAGCAAGTGCACGTGCCGGAAACCAGTCTGTTCGCCAATCTCGAGATGTCGGCCCGGCGCTTCCCCGCGAAGCCGGCCATTCATTTCTACGGTGCCACGCTCACCTATGGCGCCCTGCTGCAAGAGGTCGAGCACATGGCGGGCTACCTGCAGCGCGTTTGCGGCGTAGAGCGCGGAGACCGCGTGCTGCTGTTCAGCCAGAACTGCCCGCAGTTCATCAGCGCCTATTTCGCCATCCTGCGCGCCGATGCCGTCGTGGTGCCCGTGAACGCCATGCTGCTGGAAGACGAGCTGCGGCACATCGTGGCGGACAGTGGCGCCGTGGCGGGCTTCTGCGCGCAGGAGCTGGCCGGCCATCTGGCGCCGCTGGTGGGCACGACATCGCTGCGGCATGTGGTCGTGCATGCCTACGGCGACGCGCTGCCCGCCGACGACGCGGGCTTCACCGTGCCTGACTGGCTGCGCGAGCGCGCCCATGCCGAGGCCGGGTTTGCGGGCGGCGTGCGATGGCAGGACGCCGTGGCGGCGCAGGCCCGGCCCGGTCCGGCCATGGCCGGGCCCGACGACCTGTGCATGCTGCCGTACACCTCGGGCACGACGGGCGCGCCGAAGGCATGCATGCACACCCACCGCACGGCCATGTCCTCGGTGGCTGGCGCCCGGCTGTGGCGGCACACGAACGCCGAAGCGATCTTCCTGGCCTCGGCGCCGTTCTTTCATCTGCTCGGGCTGCAGAACTGCGTCAACGGCGTGGTCTACAGCGGCGCCACCGTCGTGCTGCTGCCGCGCTGGGACCGGGAGACGGCCGCCGAGTTGATCGAGCGCTACCGGGTCACGTGCTGGGGCGCGCCGCCGCCGATGCTGGTCGACTTCTTTGCACAGCCGGGCATCGAGGCGCGCGACCTGCGCTGCCTGGTGCAGGTCGGCGGCGGCGGTGCGGCCATGCCCGAGGGCACCGCGCGGCTGATGCGCGAACGCTATGGCCTGACGTACAGCGAAGGCTACGGGCTGACCGAAACCGCCTCCTTCCTGCTGGCCAATCCGCTGCATCGCCCCAAGCCCGGCTGCCTCGGCGTGCAGACCTTCGGCGTGGACGCGCGGATCATCGACCCCGAGACCCTGAAAGCGCTGCCGCAGGGCGAGACCGGGGAGATCGTGGTTCACGGTGCGCAGGTCATGCGGGGCTACTGGAACCAGCTGGAGGCCAACGCAGAGAGCTTTCTCGTCATCGACGGCAAGCGCTTCTTCCGCACCGGCGACCTCGGCTGCATGGACGAAGACGGCTACTTCGCCATGCGCGACCGCCTGAAGCGAATGATCAATGCCTCGGGCTACAAGGTCTGGCCGGCGGAGGTGGAGGCCATGTTGCACGGCCACCCCGCCATCCAGGAATCGTGCGTGATCGCCAGTCGCGATGAGCGGCGCGGCGAAACCGTCAAGGCCGTGGTGGTGTTGCGCGCAGATGCACGCGACACCAACGAGGCGGACATCCTGGCGTGGTGCCGCGAGACCATGGCCAGCTACAAGGCCCCGCGCCTGGTGGCGATCGTCGACCGATTGCCGCGCTCGGCGACCGGGAAGGTCGCATGGCGCGAGCTGCAGGACGCCGAGATGCGGGCGTAG
- a CDS encoding SDR family oxidoreductase, whose amino-acid sequence MNASTMQGKVVVVTGAGRGIGRAIALMMAAHGARVVVNDAGVSVDGALGAEKPADEVVGLIRENGGEAVANGDSVAQWDGARRIVETAVDTFGRIDAVINNAGILRDKIFHQMTEDDWESVLKVHLFGSFNVSRAAADHFKAQQSGSFVHMTSTSGLVGNFGQANYAAAKMGILGLSKSIALDMGRYNVRSNCISPFAWSRMVGSIPNTADQEKRIAKAKTLTPETIAPVAVFLASDAARDVTGQIFAVRRNEVFLINHPRPIRSMHRSEGWTPQTLAEHMLPAVKASFAPLDRSSDVFSWDPV is encoded by the coding sequence ATGAACGCAAGCACGATGCAAGGGAAAGTCGTTGTGGTCACGGGAGCCGGCCGTGGCATCGGCCGCGCGATCGCGCTGATGATGGCGGCGCACGGCGCCAGGGTGGTGGTGAACGATGCCGGCGTGTCCGTGGACGGCGCGCTCGGCGCGGAAAAACCTGCGGACGAGGTCGTCGGCCTGATCCGCGAGAACGGCGGCGAGGCCGTTGCGAACGGCGACAGCGTGGCGCAGTGGGACGGCGCGCGACGCATCGTCGAGACGGCCGTCGACACCTTCGGGCGGATCGACGCCGTCATCAACAACGCAGGGATCCTGCGCGACAAGATCTTTCACCAGATGACCGAGGACGACTGGGAGTCCGTGCTCAAGGTGCACCTGTTCGGCAGCTTCAATGTCAGCCGGGCCGCGGCCGATCACTTCAAGGCGCAGCAAAGCGGCAGCTTCGTGCACATGACGTCGACCTCCGGGCTGGTCGGCAACTTCGGGCAGGCCAACTACGCGGCCGCGAAGATGGGCATCCTGGGGCTGTCGAAGTCGATCGCGCTCGACATGGGCCGCTACAACGTGCGCTCGAACTGCATCTCGCCCTTTGCCTGGAGCCGCATGGTCGGCAGCATTCCGAACACGGCGGACCAGGAGAAACGGATCGCCAAGGCCAAGACGCTGACGCCGGAGACCATCGCACCCGTTGCCGTGTTCCTGGCCAGCGATGCCGCGCGCGATGTCACGGGGCAGATCTTCGCCGTGCGCCGCAACGAAGTGTTCCTGATCAATCACCCCCGGCCCATCCGGTCCATGCACCGCAGCGAGGGCTGGACACCGCAGACCCTGGCCGAGCACATGCTTCCCGCGGTGAAGGCGTCGTTCGCACCGCTCGATCGTTCGTCCGACGTCTTTTCCTGGGACCCGGTCTGA
- a CDS encoding acyl-CoA dehydrogenase family protein: protein MNSSMHEEASVLADSLIRFIEREIVPLEREHHDLLASERTIYGADGRFTEPMIALRRRVRMRSAELGFYNLFAPEELGGGGLGAEAALVIQERLNAACGPARALVQGVVMPSAFTNGLSPVLRHLDPQVLTRYREDLASGDKTMCFGLSEPDAGSDVFAMKTRATKEGDDWVLTGTKQWITNAPYADLAMVFAVTDEAKARERKGGITGFLVDTKAAGFSVPSVIPTMGHLGAEIGIVTLDAVRVPDSHRLGAVGGGLSVALGGVSVGRLSMAGTCVGLARWALEQAIDYAKVRKTFGRPIAEHQAIQFMLAESAMDIYAAKCMARNCAQRIDAGEPATKEVSMTKAFATEMLNRVMDRCIQIHGAMGLTNELRLEAGFRLARTMRIPDGTAEIQRRTIAARLLAGDTVF from the coding sequence ATGAACAGTTCCATGCATGAAGAGGCGAGCGTCCTCGCGGATTCGCTGATCCGTTTCATCGAGCGGGAGATCGTTCCGCTCGAGCGCGAGCACCACGACCTGCTGGCCAGCGAGCGCACGATCTACGGCGCGGACGGGCGCTTTACCGAACCGATGATCGCGCTGCGCCGCCGGGTCCGGATGCGTTCCGCGGAGCTCGGCTTCTACAACCTGTTCGCCCCGGAGGAACTCGGGGGCGGCGGGCTCGGCGCGGAAGCCGCGCTGGTGATCCAGGAACGGTTGAATGCCGCGTGCGGGCCGGCGCGAGCGCTGGTCCAGGGCGTGGTCATGCCGTCCGCGTTCACCAACGGGTTGTCGCCCGTGCTGCGGCATCTCGACCCCCAGGTCCTGACGCGGTACCGCGAAGACCTGGCCAGCGGCGACAAGACCATGTGCTTCGGCCTGAGCGAGCCCGATGCCGGCTCGGACGTCTTCGCCATGAAGACGCGCGCCACGAAAGAAGGCGACGACTGGGTCCTCACGGGCACGAAGCAATGGATCACCAACGCGCCCTATGCCGACCTGGCGATGGTCTTCGCGGTCACCGACGAGGCGAAGGCACGCGAGCGCAAGGGCGGCATCACGGGCTTCCTGGTGGACACGAAGGCCGCGGGGTTCAGCGTGCCGAGCGTGATCCCGACGATGGGTCACCTCGGCGCCGAGATCGGGATCGTCACGCTGGACGCCGTGCGCGTGCCCGACAGCCACCGATTGGGCGCCGTGGGCGGCGGGCTGTCGGTGGCGCTCGGCGGCGTGAGCGTGGGCCGGCTGTCGATGGCCGGCACCTGCGTGGGGCTTGCGCGCTGGGCGCTGGAACAGGCGATCGACTACGCCAAGGTGCGCAAGACCTTCGGCCGCCCGATTGCCGAGCATCAGGCGATCCAGTTCATGCTGGCCGAGTCCGCCATGGACATCTACGCGGCCAAGTGCATGGCCCGCAACTGCGCGCAGCGGATCGATGCCGGCGAGCCGGCGACCAAGGAGGTCTCGATGACCAAGGCCTTTGCCACCGAGATGCTGAACCGCGTGATGGACCGCTGCATCCAGATCCACGGGGCCATGGGGTTGACCAACGAGTTGCGGCTCGAAGCGGGCTTCCGGCTGGCGCGCACCATGCGCATCCCCGACGGCACGGCGGAGATCCAGCGACGCACCATCGCCGCGCGCCTGCTCGCCGGCGACACGGTGTTCTGA
- a CDS encoding MaoC family dehydratase: MRHFSSLEALQSCVGQDIGESDWVLIDQKRIDLFAEATGDHQWIHVDPARAQSGPYGGTIAHGFLTLSLLPMLSAQAMKIEGTKLGVNYGLNKVRFPSPVRVNSRVRARIRLLAMEALPPLGALSGFQITMEVTIECEGADKPAAVVESVARRYA; this comes from the coding sequence ATGCGACATTTCAGCAGCCTCGAAGCACTGCAATCTTGCGTCGGCCAGGACATCGGCGAGAGCGACTGGGTCCTGATCGACCAGAAGCGCATCGACCTTTTTGCCGAAGCCACCGGCGACCATCAGTGGATCCATGTCGACCCGGCGCGAGCGCAGAGCGGCCCGTACGGCGGCACGATTGCGCATGGCTTCCTGACGCTCTCGCTGCTGCCGATGCTGTCTGCCCAGGCGATGAAGATCGAAGGCACCAAGCTCGGCGTGAACTACGGCCTGAACAAGGTCCGCTTTCCGTCGCCGGTGCGCGTGAACAGCCGGGTTCGCGCCCGCATCCGCCTGCTGGCCATGGAGGCCTTGCCGCCGCTGGGCGCGCTGTCGGGTTTCCAGATCACGATGGAGGTCACCATCGAGTGCGAGGGGGCCGACAAGCCGGCCGCCGTGGTGGAGAGCGTGGCGCGGCGCTACGCCTGA
- a CDS encoding LuxR C-terminal-related transcriptional regulator — protein MQPPLPSSPSHAAQGVAPDTHTIAGDSHLAPRGATRVVARERLLARLTEARHRRCVVLQGPAGCGKSATLVAWRQALLLLGFDVAWLSLGADDDELTRWLDSLVASLKQVDPAIAREAAMLGGRGTDTEAVERTIICLLHGIAAHPRELTLVVDDLHHIGCERIHEALQCLLDYAPPNLHLVLLSRTAVPLSLARLRDQELVLELHQGDLRFTLAESGQFLKAQLGEIAARDARHLHELTDGWVAGLLLFSNLRKRKKQQARGDPPAEAPVREHVHNAGAFAQYFEREVLSHLSAAEIELLVRAAVCSRFCAPLCTVLTEPPLQQTDVVTLLARLESDNLFIVPLEGAEREPWYRLHPLLRETLLERFRALSEMQRHRVHTAAWQWFHAHGHIEDAVRHAVAAGEPAAAADMVQQSAKLLFSQGDLRQVVRLVRLLPAEQVQARPALRIWTLRMQLYAREFEAAAAGIERLQADIAPDDIVSRNALFLLRGVLALQSDDTDAAMAILPQLLQPPAEADGMALGAHRMLLSWLYMHRGEYERARSVQLDATPLLFEGSPLTGTTIGSLGGRCMVGFSYALEGQMIQVERICRDVLHKAEQRDDAHTDPACFATALLGDVLYEHNDAEGAIKLLEDRLDILERVSIPDSVLKVLTVLSAAHWVAGHPLDTFACLDRLEEYAVQLGLDRLLAHALAERVHRHLQCGELDAADACLARLDTVDARHRPAGPSARDEIHAVTAHAHVRWCIANEDLHGAAARLEPLIALCDARGWQRRVALLRLQNAFVDFRRQRVDAARRHMTVALRQGHRLGLVRSLLDTDPDALQLIGEIEQGEPLDPVLSFYVARLAAAQRTPARDASTPPAGTQRAPQTAPGLQGLDLSEREAEVLRLLAQALPNKKIARMLGLSPETVKWHLRKIYGKLGVASRDEAAARLRDLEWGGPDQA, from the coding sequence ATGCAGCCCCCTCTTCCCTCCAGTCCATCGCACGCCGCGCAAGGCGTGGCGCCCGACACCCACACGATCGCCGGCGACAGCCACCTTGCGCCCCGCGGCGCCACGCGCGTCGTCGCGCGCGAACGGCTGCTGGCCCGGCTGACCGAGGCGCGGCACCGGCGCTGCGTCGTGCTGCAAGGCCCCGCGGGCTGCGGCAAGAGCGCCACCCTGGTGGCCTGGCGCCAGGCCCTGTTGCTGCTGGGCTTCGACGTGGCATGGCTCAGCCTCGGCGCGGACGACGACGAACTGACACGCTGGCTCGACAGCCTGGTCGCCAGCCTGAAGCAGGTGGACCCGGCCATCGCGCGCGAGGCCGCCATGCTGGGCGGCCGGGGGACCGACACCGAGGCCGTCGAGCGCACGATCATCTGCCTGCTGCACGGCATCGCCGCACATCCGCGCGAGCTGACCCTGGTGGTCGACGACCTGCACCACATCGGCTGCGAGCGCATTCACGAGGCGCTGCAATGCCTGCTGGACTACGCGCCGCCCAACCTGCACCTGGTGCTGCTGTCGCGCACCGCGGTGCCGCTGTCGCTGGCCCGGCTGCGAGACCAGGAGCTCGTGCTCGAGTTGCACCAGGGCGACCTGCGCTTCACGCTGGCCGAGTCCGGGCAGTTCCTGAAGGCGCAGCTCGGCGAGATCGCGGCGCGCGACGCGCGGCATCTGCACGAGCTGACCGATGGCTGGGTGGCCGGCCTGCTTCTGTTCTCCAACCTGCGAAAGCGAAAGAAGCAGCAGGCGCGCGGCGACCCGCCGGCCGAAGCCCCGGTGCGGGAGCATGTGCACAACGCAGGCGCGTTCGCACAGTACTTCGAACGCGAAGTGCTGTCGCACCTGTCGGCGGCCGAGATCGAACTCCTGGTGCGCGCGGCGGTGTGCAGCCGCTTCTGCGCACCGCTGTGCACGGTGCTGACGGAACCACCGCTGCAGCAGACCGACGTGGTCACCCTGCTGGCGCGCCTCGAAAGCGACAACCTGTTCATCGTCCCGCTCGAGGGCGCCGAGCGCGAGCCCTGGTACCGCCTGCATCCGCTGCTGCGAGAAACGCTGCTCGAACGCTTCCGCGCGCTCAGCGAGATGCAACGACACCGCGTGCACACTGCCGCCTGGCAGTGGTTTCACGCGCACGGCCACATCGAGGACGCCGTGCGCCACGCGGTGGCGGCGGGAGAACCGGCGGCAGCGGCCGACATGGTCCAGCAATCGGCGAAGCTCCTGTTCAGCCAGGGCGACCTGCGCCAGGTGGTCCGGCTGGTTCGCCTGCTGCCGGCCGAACAGGTGCAGGCACGCCCCGCGTTGCGCATCTGGACCTTGCGCATGCAGCTCTACGCGCGCGAGTTCGAGGCCGCCGCCGCCGGCATCGAGCGCCTGCAGGCCGACATCGCGCCCGACGACATCGTCTCGCGCAACGCGCTGTTCCTGCTGCGCGGCGTGCTGGCCCTGCAGAGCGACGACACCGACGCGGCCATGGCGATCCTTCCGCAGCTGCTGCAACCTCCCGCGGAGGCCGACGGCATGGCGCTCGGTGCGCACCGGATGCTGCTGTCGTGGCTCTACATGCACCGGGGCGAGTACGAACGCGCGCGCAGCGTTCAGCTCGATGCGACGCCCCTGCTGTTCGAAGGCTCGCCGCTGACGGGCACCACCATCGGCAGCCTCGGTGGCCGCTGCATGGTGGGCTTCAGCTACGCACTCGAAGGCCAGATGATCCAGGTCGAACGGATCTGCCGTGATGTGCTGCACAAGGCCGAGCAACGCGACGACGCCCACACCGACCCCGCGTGCTTCGCCACGGCGTTGCTCGGCGACGTCCTGTACGAGCACAACGACGCCGAGGGCGCGATCAAACTCCTGGAAGACCGGCTCGACATCCTGGAGCGGGTGTCGATCCCGGACTCGGTCCTGAAGGTGCTGACCGTCCTGTCGGCTGCGCACTGGGTCGCCGGCCATCCGCTGGACACCTTCGCCTGCCTCGATCGCCTCGAGGAGTACGCCGTGCAGCTCGGCCTGGACCGGCTGCTGGCGCACGCGCTCGCCGAGCGCGTGCATCGGCATCTGCAGTGCGGCGAACTCGATGCGGCCGACGCCTGCCTGGCCCGGCTCGACACGGTCGATGCACGGCACCGGCCGGCCGGCCCGAGTGCACGGGACGAGATCCACGCGGTGACGGCGCACGCCCACGTGCGCTGGTGCATTGCGAACGAAGACCTCCACGGTGCCGCGGCCCGGCTAGAGCCGCTGATCGCCCTGTGCGACGCGCGCGGCTGGCAGCGCCGCGTGGCGCTGCTGCGGCTGCAGAACGCCTTCGTCGACTTTCGCCGCCAGCGCGTGGACGCCGCACGTCGCCACATGACCGTGGCCTTGCGGCAAGGGCACCGGCTGGGCCTGGTGCGCAGCCTGCTCGACACGGACCCCGACGCACTGCAGCTGATCGGCGAGATCGAACAGGGCGAGCCCCTGGACCCGGTGCTGAGTTTCTACGTGGCCCGCCTGGCCGCCGCGCAACGCACGCCGGCCCGAGACGCATCGACGCCCCCCGCCGGCACCCAGCGCGCGCCGCAAACGGCACCGGGCCTGCAGGGGCTGGACCTGAGCGAACGCGAAGCGGAAGTGCTGCGCCTGCTGGCACAGGCCCTGCCCAACAAGAAGATCGCCCGCATGCTGGGCCTGTCACCCGAGACCGTGAAGTGGCACCTGCGCAAGATCTACGGCAAGCTGGGCGTGGCCAGCCGGGATGAGGCGGCCGCGCGGCTGCGCGACCTCGAGTGGGGCGGCCCGGATCAGGCGTAG
- a CDS encoding MaoC family dehydratase N-terminal domain-containing protein, producing the protein MIDKQFIGKVLPGFQVAAEAAQLRFFAKATGETNPVYLDESAARDAGYPGLPLPPTFLFSLEIQQPASGWRQEMGIQPARILHGEQSFTYHRMAHAGDVLRFESRIADIYDKKGGALDFVVRETRVTNQRGEHVADLRSVLVQRNA; encoded by the coding sequence ATGATCGACAAGCAATTCATCGGCAAAGTCCTTCCGGGCTTTCAGGTTGCGGCCGAAGCGGCGCAGCTGCGCTTCTTCGCCAAGGCCACGGGCGAGACCAACCCCGTCTACTTGGACGAGTCCGCTGCGCGCGATGCGGGGTACCCCGGTTTGCCGCTGCCGCCGACCTTTCTCTTTTCGCTCGAGATCCAGCAGCCCGCGAGCGGCTGGCGGCAGGAGATGGGCATCCAGCCCGCGCGCATCCTGCACGGCGAACAATCGTTCACCTACCACCGCATGGCGCATGCGGGCGACGTGCTGCGCTTCGAAAGCCGGATTGCCGACATCTACGACAAGAAGGGCGGCGCACTCGATTTCGTGGTGCGCGAAACCCGGGTGACCAACCAGCGCGGCGAGCACGTCGCCGACCTGCGCAGCGTGCTGGTGCAACGCAACGCCTGA
- a CDS encoding MaoC family dehydratase — MSTLNLAQVRVGDTLPPLTVAPINRTTLALFAGASNDHNAIHIDLDFARRAGMPDVFAHGMLSMAYLARLLTLWVDQRQLRQLGARFVGITHLGHQITCAGKVVEKFESDGEQRLRLEIQTTNQYGDTKVLGDAVVAVVALSL; from the coding sequence ATGAGCACACTGAATCTTGCGCAGGTCCGCGTCGGCGACACGCTGCCGCCGCTGACCGTGGCACCGATCAACCGGACCACGCTGGCCTTGTTCGCGGGGGCGTCCAACGACCACAACGCGATCCACATCGACCTGGACTTCGCGCGCCGCGCCGGCATGCCCGATGTGTTCGCGCATGGCATGCTGTCGATGGCCTACCTGGCCCGCCTGCTGACCCTGTGGGTCGACCAGCGGCAGCTTCGCCAGCTGGGTGCCCGCTTCGTCGGTATCACCCACCTGGGCCACCAGATCACCTGCGCGGGCAAGGTGGTCGAAAAGTTCGAAAGCGACGGCGAGCAGCGCCTGCGGCTCGAGATCCAGACCACCAACCAGTACGGCGACACCAAGGTCCTTGGTGACGCAGTCGTCGCAGTCGTTGCACTTTCCCTCTGA